A segment of the Methanomassiliicoccaceae archaeon DOK genome:
AAAGATCAGAAGACAGCGGTATCCGATGGTTCGAGACCTTCTCGAAACACTTATAATCAGGTCCTCGTTACACAGGAAAGAAATTCGGAAAGCGGTATTTTCCGATGAAAAGGGATCGGGATGACGGAGAACAATATCTTCACACAGTACATGCAAAAAAGGAATGTCATAGTGAAGAACAAGAAGATTCTTCAGTCGTCCTACACTCCAGAGAACCTTCCCCACAGGATGGACAAGATCAAGGAGATAGTCGAAATCATAGCGCCTGCCCTGAACAAGGACAAGCCATCCAACATCCTGATCTTCGGGAAGACCGGAACAGGGAAGACCGCGGTCATGAACTTCGTCGGGAAGGAACTGAAGAAAGCCGATGAAGTGCAGCAGAACTGCTGTTTCATCTATGTGAACTGTGAAGTCGTCGACACGACGTACGGGATACTGTACAACATCTCCAATCAAATTATCACGGATCCGAGCAAGAGAATACCCTTCACCGGATGGAGTCTTGACAAGATCCTCGCCGAACTCACGGACTACATCGACAAGCAGGACAAAGTGTTCATAATCGTTCTCGATGAGATCGACAGATCCTTCCAGAAAAACGGGGATGACATATTCTATTACATGACGACAATCAACGAGGTCCTTCAGAACTCGAAGGTCTCCATTGTCGGTATAACAAACAATGCAAACTTCACAGAACTTCTGGGACAGAGAGTGAAGAGCAGACTCGGTGAGGAAAAAATCATATTCCCTCCATACAACGTCGAACAACTGCAGGACATTCTGTATGACAGGGCTAAAAACGCCTTTGACGAAGGTGTCCTCGATGATGATGTGATCCCATACTGCGCCGCACTGTCCGCCCAGGAGATGGGCGATGCGAGAAGGGCTCTGGATCTTCTGAGAATGGCTGCCGATTTTGCAGAGAGGAACGGTGACACAAAGGTCACCGGAGCCCATGTGCGTTATGCCAAGAACAAGATCGAGCTCGATGCCGTCTCCGAAGTCGTGAAGACTCTCACGATTCAGTCCAAGATCGTTCTGATGAGCATAATCAGGAACACGGACGAGGGTATGACCACCATGACGACCGGTGATGTCTACGCGACATACAAGTTCATCTCGGAGGCGATCGGTCAATCCGTTCTCACACAGAGAAGGATCGCTGGTCTAATCTCAGAGCTAGATATGCTGGGTATAATCCACGCCAGGGTGAAATCCTTCGGAAGAGCCGGTCGTACCAAGGAAATTGAGCTTAGCACACCTAAGGAAATAATCTCGATGATCAAGAACGATGAGATCTTCAAGGGATTTGAAGCTGTCAAGCCCAAGAAGCAGACGACTCTGATGTGATTCCATCGTTTTCATAGGAAATCCATCTCGTTTCATTAGGTTCCGTTCGTTCCGAATGGAAACGCATCTGATTCGTTCATTTTTTCATCGATTTTCATCGTTTTTACATGAGGTTTGGGATTTTTTGCGCCCTTTCAGGCATTTTTGACGAGGATGCGGAATGACCCCATACCTTTTTCCCGTTTCCAGTGGAAATGTAGGGGTGGGGGGCTTCATCTTTTGGTTCTTCGGGATTGAGGGTAGATAGCCACCCGATCCCATGTCGTCCGGTGTCACCCGGACGGTTCTGCGGATCCCCGCAGGGTTCCCATGCCGGAACCCAGGATGTTCAGCGCCGCGTTATGGTCGCGGTCCATCTCGAGCCCGCAACGCGGGCACGAGAACACCCTCCGAGTCAGAGGCATTTTCTCACCCACTAGCCCGCAGCACGAGCATGTGCGTGTGGTGTACGCCGGGTCGACCTTGACCAGGGGGATGCAAGCTCTTTCAGCCTTCGCCTCCACCTTCCTCACAAGGATTCCCAGAGCGGCCTCCGTGAACAGTTTCCTTCTCGGAGCGGGACAGTCGTCCCGCTCCATCATCCTCCTAAGCCTGAGGTCCTCCAGGATCACGGCCGAGTGGCCGGACACCATGCGGTTGGCGACCCCATCGAGGTATCCGTCGCGTCTGCGACGGATCCTCTCGTGCAGTGCGGAGAGGCGTCTCTGCTTCTTCCTGCGCTTCGGTCCGTCCTCCATCGACTCGATCTGCCTCTGGAGCCTGGCGATCTCGTTCTCGCACTCGGCGTAGAAGTCGGGGGCCTCGATCTTCTCCCCTTTGGAATCGGTGATGATGTCGCAGAGACCGAGGTCGAAGGCCTCGGGCTGCGCGGGTTCTGACAGGTCGATCTCGCTGCGGTATCTTTTGTCGGCCTCGAAGGTGATGTGCACATACCACCTGCCGCTCCTCCTGCGGACGATCCTGGCAGTCACGACCTTTCCACCCTTCGGCCGGTGGAGCATGCGCCTCCCGTCGAACCTAACGCCCCTCGGATCGATGGCCAGGGAACGGTATCTGGACTCGGACTTGAAGCGGGGGAGCCGCAGCTCCCCCGACCTCGCAGACAGCTTCGCGAACCTCGTCATGGCCGCATGCACTCTCAGGGGCGCGTCCCTGAGGGTGAACACGGCCACCGACCTCAGTTCTTCATCCTGGCCCCTCATAACGGTGATCCCCTTGTTCATCTCCCTCGGGGTCGGGAACCTGCCCCCCTCCATGACGTCGGTGATGCATTCCGCGAGGAGATGGTTGTAAAGGTCGCGGACGACGTCGAGCGTCCTCAGGAGCTCGCGCTCCTGAGCGCCGTTCGGGTATGCAGGGTACACTACTGTGACGTGCCCCTTCTCTGCGGATCCCCCCTCCATTTCTTCCATGATATCCCGACCGACCATCCGGCTTATAAGCCTCACAAGGGGAGGTCTCCGAACAAGGTCCCCTCTCCAGGGACGCCTGGCTATGCCTGTTGAGGGCCGAATACACCTCCGGTATGGGGTCATCTACCCTCAATCCCGAAGAGCTCATCTTTTCCACTGGCCGATCTTGTCCAGTCTTTCCCTGATGCTCCTCTCGTTCCTGAACATGCTGAATGCGTCCACCAGTATCAGGAGACCGAATATCGTGAGGAAGAACATCACGAACGAGGGCAGGCTGTTCGGGACGTACTCGAGGTTGTTCCCGCCATTAACCAGGATTTTCAGCGTTCCGAGCCAGGGTATCTCCATCACCGGGACGGACCTGATGTCTTCATACGAGATCGTATGATCCACGATGTTCGGCTGATCGAAGTTGGGATTGGTCTCGCTGTTGTCACCCATCGTCAGGAACCCGCTGCTCTTCTCGAGAGTGTCCAGGTCTATGCTCACGTCCTTCTGGGATACCGTTATGTCCTCGAAGTAGAGGGTCCCGCGGATGTTGTTGAAATCCGTCTCGTTCCTCACGGGTTGGCCGTTCTCGTCGTAGTATATCGAGTACCATCTGCCGTCGTAGTTCTCGAGACTCGGAGCGCTCCATGTGTCGCTCTCCTCGTTGTATTCCAGCCACACGATCGCGCGGTGAATGACCGGGTTCTGGTTGTCACCCCTGTTGTAGATGATGACGGACCCGTAGTCACCGAATGTGCTGTACCCGTTTTGGGTGCCCTCGACATAGCTCTGGATATCCACCTTGTCGGGTTCCCTGACTATGACGATGTCCCCGGTGTCTATGCTGCCGATGGTGGACTGATCCGGATCGTGCTGCATGCTCTGGGACATGACTATGCTGAACGGGGATGTCATGCCTGTGTAGACGACCAGGCTGGCGTAACCTCCTACGAAAACTATCACGATGACCCCGATGGAGATCAGGAGGTTCCTGTCGGCCTTGTTCACGACCGGGGATGGTCTACTCTATTAAAGTTAATTTCGGGCTTCCTTATGTACGAAGGGTTGAATAATCGGTCATGTATTCGACATGACATGGAAAGACCCAGCACTGACGAGTACTTCATGGAGATGGCACGTCTAGTCTCGACGAGATCCACATGTCTCAGGAGGAGGGTCGGAGCCGTCATCGTCAAGGACAAGAGGGTCCTGTCCACCGGGTACAACGGGTCCCCCCGCGGAACCAGGCACTGCGAGGAGCTCGGATGCATAAGGGAGCAGATGCATGTGCCATCCGGAACCAGGCACGAGCTGTGCAGGGGTGTCCATGCGGAGCAGAACGCGGTGACCCAGGCAGCCTACTTCGGGGTAAGCGTCAACGGTGCCACGATCTACACGACGACGTTCCCGTGCTCGATGTGCGCCAAGATCCTGATCAATGCCGGGATAAAGGAGATCGTGTACGACGAGGGCTATGTGGATGACCTTTCCAAGAGCCTTCTCGACGAAACCGAGATAGTCGTCCGCGAATTCCATCCAGAAAAGGAGTTCTGACTGCGGAATCCAGTGTTCCATCCTATCTATTATTTTAGTTTTCTTTATATACAAAGGCATTAGAGTTAAGTACCACTCCCAGGATACGATAGCAGGGTCGGGGAGTGTTAATTTGAGCCGAACTGACATACTTTCGGAAATAAAGAAAGCGGAGGCGGACGCTGATGCCAAGGTCGCACAGGCCGAGGCAGACAAGAAGGCCGCCATCGCTGAGGCTCGCAGGAATTCTGTGAAGAAGATTCAGGACGCTGAGGCTCAGATGCGCAGCTCTTACGAATCCGCGGTGGCCAAGGAATCCGAGGTCCTCGCTGCCAAGCGTGACGAGATGCTTGCCGAAGGCAAGAAGATCGCCGCCGACATCGAGGCCAGGTCCGAGGCAAGAATGCAGGAAGTTAGAGACTATCTCAACAAAGAAATAGAGAGGACCCTAAATGTCACTTCCTGAGTCGATGAGTAGGATTGTGATCGTGGGTACCAAAACTCACATCGATGAGGCCATCGAGGCAATCTACGATGCGAAGGCTATCCACCTGATCGATCATACCGTCGGCGCGGATGAAGGTTTTACCCTGGGGACTCCCCGTCCGTACTCATCCAAAGCATCCGAGAGGCTGCTGAAGGTGCGTGCGATGACAAAAGGATTGGGAATCACGCCTAAAACGAAATCCAATCCCGTCCCCGAGGATGAAATCAAGAGCCAGATATCATCTGACAGCGTCGAGCTTGTCGAGAAGGAGGTCAACTCCATCTTCGACAAGAGGAATGATCTCAATCAGAGAATCACCGAGTTAAACGCTAAGAAGAAGAATCTTGAGCTTCTATCCGCAATTCCGGTCGACATGGAGATGTACTCCGGTTACAGGACCATCTTCTCCGTCGTCGGAACCGTTGTTGACGACCCGTCGGCTTCCCTCCAGGGAATCGACTGCGAAGTCTTCACCTCCTTCCAGAAGAAGGGGGACAACGTCGTCGCTGTGTTCGCCAAAGTCGCTGACAGGGACAAGGTCTCTTCGGCGCTCGCCGAGCACGGTTTCTCCGAGATCCAGGTGCCTGAGGGCATGACGGGATCCGCAGCCAACGCCCTTGCGGTTGTTGACCGTGAGATCTCCGCCGCTCAGACGGAACTCGAGAGCGCGGACAAAGAAATCGAGCTTCTTTTTGTCAAACACAAGGACTTCCTTGAGGCATCCGAGGAAGAGCTTTCCATCCAGGTCGAGAAGGGAGAGATCCCTGTAAGGATCGCGACCAGCGAGTACACCTTCGTGATCGACGCGTGGGTACCCGAGAAGAAGGCGGAATCGGTCAAAGAAATGATCGAGTCCAAGGTCGAGGGAACCTATGTGGAGATCCAGGAGACACGCAGCAGGTCGCTGGAGGGCTCCGAGGAGATCGAGGCAAGGTTCAGAGAGCCTCCGACAAAGATGAACAACGGAAAGATTGCGAAGGAATTCGAGTACCCCACCAAGCTCGTGGCGGTTCCCAAGTATCAGGAGATTGACCCTTCCGTCCTGATCGCGATTTTCTTCCCTCTCTTCTTCGGATTCATGGTCGGAGACGTGGGATACGCTATCCCGTTCATCATCCTGGGTGCGTACGGACTCAAAGTCACGCACAACAAGGACTGGCGTGCTATCGCCACCGTGTTCTTCTTCGGAGGAATCTGGGCATTCATATTCGGATTCCTGTTCTTCGGAGAGTTCCTGGGTATGCACTTCGTGGGCATGCCCGAAGAGGGAGCGGTCACGCACACATGGCAACAGATGTTCGAGGTCTACTTCGGAATCTCCGGAGCCGGTCTCGAGGAGTTCTTCGGCGGAATCCTGCCTGCAGGACACGGTGTCGGTAAGATCGACGCCGAGTGGATCGGCTTCCTCATGAAGCTGACCGTCTACATCGGTATCGTCCACCTGCTTCTGGGATACATCTGTTCTATCTACAACAAGACAATCCAGCACGGTTTCAAGCACGCGTTCCTGGAGAAGGGCGGATGGCTGTTCGCCTTCCTGGGAATCGTCATCATGTGTTACGGATTGGCCAACTATCTGATCTACGGAATACCCACCGGTGCGGCCATCAGCACTATCGAGATGGCCTGTCTCATCGTGGGTGTGGTCCTGATCGTAGTCGGAACCGTCCTGAACCGTCACGAGGGGGCGCAGGCCATCCTGGAGCTTCCCGGAATTGTCGGAAACGTACTTTCGTATGCCCGTCTGGCAGCTATCGGAATGTCCAAGGCCGGTATGGCTCTGGCGTTCAACTACATCGCCATCGACATGTTCTACGGATCTGTCGGCGGCATCGGAGGAGTCATCCTCGCTATTGTCATGATGGCTTTCGGGCATCTGATGATATGGGTACTTGCCATCATCTCCGCGGGTCTGCACGGACTCAGGTTGCAGTATGTGGAGTTCATGGCCAAGTTCTTCGAGGGAGGCGG
Coding sequences within it:
- a CDS encoding ORC1-type DNA replication protein, translated to MTENNIFTQYMQKRNVIVKNKKILQSSYTPENLPHRMDKIKEIVEIIAPALNKDKPSNILIFGKTGTGKTAVMNFVGKELKKADEVQQNCCFIYVNCEVVDTTYGILYNISNQIITDPSKRIPFTGWSLDKILAELTDYIDKQDKVFIIVLDEIDRSFQKNGDDIFYYMTTINEVLQNSKVSIVGITNNANFTELLGQRVKSRLGEEKIIFPPYNVEQLQDILYDRAKNAFDEGVLDDDVIPYCAALSAQEMGDARRALDLLRMAADFAERNGDTKVTGAHVRYAKNKIELDAVSEVVKTLTIQSKIVLMSIIRNTDEGMTTMTTGDVYATYKFISEAIGQSVLTQRRIAGLISELDMLGIIHARVKSFGRAGRTKEIELSTPKEIISMIKNDEIFKGFEAVKPKKQTTLM
- a CDS encoding transposase — encoded protein: MEEMEGGSAEKGHVTVVYPAYPNGAQERELLRTLDVVRDLYNHLLAECITDVMEGGRFPTPREMNKGITVMRGQDEELRSVAVFTLRDAPLRVHAAMTRFAKLSARSGELRLPRFKSESRYRSLAIDPRGVRFDGRRMLHRPKGGKVVTARIVRRRSGRWYVHITFEADKRYRSEIDLSEPAQPEAFDLGLCDIITDSKGEKIEAPDFYAECENEIARLQRQIESMEDGPKRRKKQRRLSALHERIRRRRDGYLDGVANRMVSGHSAVILEDLRLRRMMERDDCPAPRRKLFTEAALGILVRKVEAKAERACIPLVKVDPAYTTRTCSCCGLVGEKMPLTRRVFSCPRCGLEMDRDHNAALNILGSGMGTLRGSAEPSG
- a CDS encoding S26 family signal peptidase — encoded protein: MNKADRNLLISIGVIVIVFVGGYASLVVYTGMTSPFSIVMSQSMQHDPDQSTIGSIDTGDIVIVREPDKVDIQSYVEGTQNGYSTFGDYGSVIIYNRGDNQNPVIHRAIVWLEYNEESDTWSAPSLENYDGRWYSIYYDENGQPVRNETDFNNIRGTLYFEDITVSQKDVSIDLDTLEKSSGFLTMGDNSETNPNFDQPNIVDHTISYEDIRSVPVMEIPWLGTLKILVNGGNNLEYVPNSLPSFVMFFLTIFGLLILVDAFSMFRNERSIRERLDKIGQWKR
- a CDS encoding cytidine deaminase yields the protein MERPSTDEYFMEMARLVSTRSTCLRRRVGAVIVKDKRVLSTGYNGSPRGTRHCEELGCIREQMHVPSGTRHELCRGVHAEQNAVTQAAYFGVSVNGATIYTTTFPCSMCAKILINAGIKEIVYDEGYVDDLSKSLLDETEIVVREFHPEKEF
- a CDS encoding V-type ATP synthase subunit I: MGTKTHIDEAIEAIYDAKAIHLIDHTVGADEGFTLGTPRPYSSKASERLLKVRAMTKGLGITPKTKSNPVPEDEIKSQISSDSVELVEKEVNSIFDKRNDLNQRITELNAKKKNLELLSAIPVDMEMYSGYRTIFSVVGTVVDDPSASLQGIDCEVFTSFQKKGDNVVAVFAKVADRDKVSSALAEHGFSEIQVPEGMTGSAANALAVVDREISAAQTELESADKEIELLFVKHKDFLEASEEELSIQVEKGEIPVRIATSEYTFVIDAWVPEKKAESVKEMIESKVEGTYVEIQETRSRSLEGSEEIEARFREPPTKMNNGKIAKEFEYPTKLVAVPKYQEIDPSVLIAIFFPLFFGFMVGDVGYAIPFIILGAYGLKVTHNKDWRAIATVFFFGGIWAFIFGFLFFGEFLGMHFVGMPEEGAVTHTWQQMFEVYFGISGAGLEEFFGGILPAGHGVGKIDAEWIGFLMKLTVYIGIVHLLLGYICSIYNKTIQHGFKHAFLEKGGWLFAFLGIVIMCYGLANYLIYGIPTGAAISTIEMACLIVGVVLIVVGTVLNRHEGAQAILELPGIVGNVLSYARLAAIGMSKAGMALAFNYIAIDMFYGSVGGIGGVILAIVMMAFGHLMIWVLAIISAGLHGLRLQYVEFMAKFFEGGGVEFEPLKIKRKKTISNAKNATSEV